The genome window AATATAATAGCCATGACTGTCACatgctgttgcaactgctgcttaACTTGCACTTACCCTGACCATCTACGGTCATGCGAAGCGTGCCGAGCAGCTTGAAGACAACCGGTGGCTGATGTATTTCCAGCATTGGCAGAATTGTTTGCACCAGACCCGCCTGAATGACAGCATTCTTGTTTGGCTTGGGTATGACGAGATTGCGCAATGCACTGAGCAACGCATGCTGCAGACGCACATCGTCCTTGACGCCATTGTTTTTGGCCAGCACCTGAAGCAGTTTGTTCATCGTCTGTTGTTCCACAAAGTAAATGCAGTGGCTGTCGGTGCGCGCAAAATTGCCCAACGCCAACACTCCGGTGGTCAAGAGATCAATGTCCGTGGAGTCCAGCCAATCGACCATGTTCTTTAGCAACGGCGTCGTGTACAAATAATGCATGGACTCATCTACAATAAAGAGATTAGATTAAGAGGACAATCCATAATGCATGTGCGTGCATCAGCTTACCGCCAGTGAGAACGAGCACAATTAGCTCGCAGGCCAATTTCATGAGCGCACGCGCTTCGCTGGTGCTGGCCAGCGTCTTGTACTTCTCCAGCAGATTGTAGATGGTTTCGCAGAGTCCATCCTTGGCCAGCAACAGTTTGACCTCATCACTCTCCGCCTGGTAGTGCAACAGCTCCAGACACATCTCGGCCAAATCCGGATTTGTGGAGGCAGCCAAAATGCGCGACAATTGTATATTCAACTGGGCCTCAAAGTTCAGATCGGCCACATTCTCGGTGAGTATGCTGAGCAACGGCAATGTGTTCAACAACAGATCCTCATGCTGTTCCACATTGCTGGCGCCGTTGTCAATCATGGTCTGCAGCTTCTGCATAATGCCCAGCTCCATGGCACGCTTCGCCAATCCCTCGCCGCCTAACAGATAATTGGAGAGCAGACCGCCGCGAACTTTGATGAACTGTGGCGCATTGGCGGCATCCTCAATGGTGGCAATGtcgagcaactgcagcagcacaGCATCGCCCTTAAGATCGAGTATGAGATCACGCGCCTCATCGTTCAGATAGCAAATGTTGCCGAGGGCGCGACATATCTGTATGGGCAGCTCCATGCTGCCATCTTCGGTGGGCACATGACGCAGGCACTCAAGGAAGGCGGCAATGATTTCACGTTTGGTGAACTTCTTGCGTTGTACCTCCGATTTGGTGATTTCGGCAATGCATTTGGCCGCCTCCTTACGCACATTTGTGTCCTCGGACTGTGTGAGACGCAGAAAGCATTCGGCCAGCTCGTGTTTGTCAAACAGTTTGGGATCCTTTGTGGCCGAGATCTCGCAGAGTAGCGTCGTTGTCGCATCGCCCTGACTCACGCTCGTCGTCTTCAGCTGCTCGATGAGCTCGTCCATTTCGGCTGGAATCACaatagagaaagaaaagaaagcgCAATGCAAAAAACGATTCGTTAAACGTCCAAATAGTAAACAGTAAATAGTAgtaaacagcaaa of Drosophila nasuta strain 15112-1781.00 chromosome 3, ASM2355853v1, whole genome shotgun sequence contains these proteins:
- the LOC132789560 gene encoding GTPase-GDP dissociation stimulator vimar → MATEMDELIEQLKTTSVSQGDATTTLLCEISATKDPKLFDKHELAECFLRLTQSEDTNVRKEAAKCIAEITKSEVQRKKFTKREIIAAFLECLRHVPTEDGSMELPIQICRALGNICYLNDEARDLILDLKGDAVLLQLLDIATIEDAANAPQFIKVRGGLLSNYLLGGEGLAKRAMELGIMQKLQTMIDNGASNVEQHEDLLLNTLPLLSILTENVADLNFEAQLNIQLSRILAASTNPDLAEMCLELLHYQAESDEVKLLLAKDGLCETIYNLLEKYKTLASTSEARALMKLACELIVLVLTGDESMHYLYTTPLLKNMVDWLDSTDIDLLTTGVLALGNFARTDSHCIYFVEQQTMNKLLQVLAKNNGVKDDVRLQHALLSALRNLVIPKPNKNAVIQAGLVQTILPMLEIHQPPVVFKLLGTLRMTVDGQEKLALELLKNKTLIEQLVHWSKSSDYAGVTGESLRLMAWLIKHAYLNKIAYALPRKGDAPAEQIADKIPLSQDYDRSSLNEFLANEGTVEAMVSMLTAQHLVMQNEALIALCILSVVYLSKNGEPEQAQRLQDQLIECNVGAKLAELITKSSDSMTKEIVENLQNCINLLKTAEKLVPHLEQHNINELLKSIPILTEYCTL